From Streptomyces asiaticus, one genomic window encodes:
- a CDS encoding CocE/NonD family hydrolase, which translates to MTSAASTPASAAIARIVAPLNPAAANCRRAASSTAWRVVFRPGLRPRRAGGSRVSSRSAMPAVYTEHAISTTVDMLPRCTGGDHASYLQLPFRTPEEEPMTQTGLLAGPITGLIYETPTHQGLTGAEGEFLYEEGERVAFLVGATPIGNVSARPRVNLAQIVARVDGDVAKLRDPGLTNIARFVFTLGRKNIRDHGTQIAPEVHDIIGRRHIDFRHDADFTGTAAADKVQAFTDDPVIAEILRDLNEAGVFEDTGPRTLCTPANARNEVRRNAMGILRFRDVKIPLHNGEHVLADVFRPARPGTYPVVISSGPYGKAFNHHSIATAADLEEHELMEDGYFCGNPGGQPFENHETVNTASWVPDGYAVVRTDMPGAGNNPGRLAPWGIAGAEALRDCIDWAGVQPWSNGNVGTWGMSYLAMSQHQAAGLQPKHLKAMIAIGTDVDLYEEVAYNGGIFNEQFWPVWKANGIDPAVVGTPDIADFIQTLKDSPFRDTDPDAVFGPRADVFMSPDLTDVTVPLWAVAATTHSAHFHQLGGSNAYLATPTANKKLDLWDDWFQKSYAEETVAAYKAFFDHWLKGVDNGIMDVPPVRLEIRSGNGAAHILHENEWPIARTEYRRWYLDASRAQTAQPAGERQFLRLETTEPTASAQTAYPAEIALVPPARGAALRVDPASAQSDPHATGSSFLSPPLTADAILAGYGKVGLTVSSTSHDMDIYVSVRVIDESGHEVDFTGFATSGFGDRPIPLMKGWLKASHRKIDEERSTNYTVKHTHRKADYAELVPDEEVEVEIELVPSTGLLRKGQRIRVDVQPYDGVAHGMHHAYDPAYHDGAVNRVHTGPSRLGYVQLPIVG; encoded by the coding sequence ATGACGAGTGCGGCGTCGACGCCGGCGTCCGCGGCGATCGCGCGGATCGTCGCGCCCTTGAACCCGGCCGCGGCGAACTGCCGACGCGCGGCATCGAGCACCGCCTGGCGGGTCGTGTTCCGCCCGGGCCTTCGGCCGCGCCGCGCAGGCGGCTCCCGTGTTTCGAGTCGCTCAGCCATGCCGGCAGTGTACACTGAGCACGCGATATCAACGACTGTTGATATGTTGCCGCGGTGCACCGGCGGCGACCACGCCTCCTACCTCCAGCTCCCGTTCCGCACGCCCGAGGAAGAGCCCATGACGCAGACAGGTTTACTGGCCGGCCCGATCACCGGTCTCATCTACGAAACCCCAACTCACCAGGGACTCACGGGAGCAGAGGGTGAATTCCTGTACGAGGAGGGAGAACGGGTCGCTTTCCTCGTCGGGGCGACACCCATCGGCAACGTCTCCGCCCGCCCCCGGGTGAACCTGGCGCAGATCGTCGCCCGTGTGGACGGTGATGTCGCCAAGCTGCGCGACCCCGGACTGACGAACATCGCCCGATTCGTGTTCACCCTCGGCCGGAAGAACATCCGGGACCACGGGACACAGATCGCCCCAGAGGTCCACGACATCATCGGCCGCCGGCACATCGATTTCCGGCACGACGCCGACTTCACGGGCACCGCTGCCGCGGACAAGGTCCAGGCGTTCACCGACGACCCGGTCATCGCCGAGATCCTGCGGGATCTGAACGAAGCCGGAGTCTTCGAGGACACCGGCCCGCGAACTCTGTGCACGCCGGCGAACGCCCGGAATGAGGTGCGCCGCAACGCGATGGGCATCCTGCGGTTCCGCGACGTCAAGATCCCGCTGCACAACGGCGAGCACGTCCTCGCAGACGTCTTCCGGCCCGCCCGGCCAGGCACCTACCCGGTCGTCATCAGCTCGGGGCCCTACGGCAAGGCGTTCAACCACCACTCCATCGCGACCGCCGCCGACCTCGAAGAGCACGAGCTCATGGAGGACGGCTACTTCTGCGGCAATCCCGGCGGGCAGCCATTCGAGAATCACGAAACGGTCAACACCGCGTCCTGGGTTCCCGACGGATACGCGGTCGTACGGACAGACATGCCCGGCGCCGGCAACAACCCCGGACGGCTCGCCCCCTGGGGGATCGCAGGAGCCGAGGCTCTTCGCGACTGCATTGACTGGGCCGGCGTTCAACCATGGTCGAACGGCAACGTCGGCACCTGGGGCATGTCATACCTCGCGATGAGCCAGCACCAGGCCGCCGGCCTCCAGCCCAAGCACCTCAAAGCGATGATCGCCATCGGCACCGACGTGGACCTCTACGAGGAGGTCGCCTACAACGGCGGAATCTTCAACGAGCAGTTCTGGCCCGTCTGGAAGGCGAACGGGATCGACCCCGCAGTCGTGGGAACGCCCGACATCGCGGACTTCATCCAGACCCTGAAGGACAGCCCCTTCCGCGACACCGACCCCGACGCCGTCTTCGGACCACGGGCCGACGTCTTCATGAGCCCCGACCTGACCGACGTCACCGTTCCCCTCTGGGCAGTTGCCGCAACGACGCACTCCGCTCACTTCCACCAGCTCGGCGGCAGCAACGCCTATCTGGCCACGCCGACCGCGAACAAGAAGCTCGACCTCTGGGACGACTGGTTCCAGAAGTCCTACGCCGAGGAGACCGTCGCCGCGTACAAAGCCTTCTTCGACCACTGGCTCAAGGGAGTCGACAACGGGATCATGGACGTCCCGCCCGTGCGCCTGGAGATCCGGTCCGGCAACGGTGCCGCGCACATCCTCCACGAGAACGAGTGGCCCATCGCGCGCACCGAGTACCGCCGCTGGTACCTCGACGCCTCTCGCGCACAGACGGCCCAGCCGGCAGGAGAGCGACAGTTCCTCCGGCTGGAGACGACCGAACCGACCGCCTCGGCGCAGACGGCATATCCGGCCGAGATCGCGCTGGTTCCTCCTGCCCGCGGAGCGGCCTTGCGTGTCGATCCCGCATCGGCCCAGTCCGATCCGCACGCCACCGGCAGCTCGTTCCTCAGCCCTCCGCTGACCGCCGACGCGATCCTCGCCGGATACGGAAAAGTCGGCTTGACGGTCTCGTCCACCAGCCACGACATGGACATCTACGTGTCGGTACGGGTCATCGACGAGAGCGGCCACGAAGTCGACTTCACCGGGTTCGCCACGAGCGGCTTCGGCGATCGTCCCATTCCGCTCATGAAGGGCTGGCTGAAAGCCTCACACCGGAAAATCGACGAAGAACGCAGCACGAACTACACCGTCAAACACACCCATCGCAAAGCCGACTACGCGGAGCTCGTCCCGGACGAGGAGGTCGAGGTCGAAATCGAGTTGGTCCCCAGCACCGGGCTGCTCAGAAAAGGCCAGCGCATCCGCGTCGACGTGCAACCCTACGACGGCGTCGCGCACGGCATGCACCACGCCTACGACCCCGCCTACCACGACGGGGCCGTCAACAGAGTGCACACAGGACCGTCCCGCCTGGGCTACGTACAGCTGCCGATCGTAGGTTGA
- a CDS encoding TetR family transcriptional regulator has product MLDAARRQFAAAGFKGATIRAIAADAGVDAALVMQFFRSKDELFGAVMSISPEALSRIAGAFSGPLESVGEQAVRAYLAVWEGDQPDADALRAMLRGAVSNEQAGAQLREFIESRLSEGVRHFGSDPHDAELRAALASSMLIGITVGRQIVRVSVLAEEDREAIVRRVGPALQALLVPPRSPTCCPNG; this is encoded by the coding sequence GTGCTCGATGCCGCGCGTCGGCAGTTCGCCGCGGCCGGGTTCAAGGGCGCGACGATCCGCGCGATCGCCGCGGACGCCGGCGTCGACGCCGCACTCGTCATGCAGTTCTTCCGGTCGAAGGACGAGCTCTTCGGGGCGGTGATGTCGATCTCGCCCGAGGCGCTCTCCCGTATCGCGGGCGCGTTCAGCGGTCCTCTGGAATCGGTTGGTGAGCAGGCTGTCCGGGCGTATCTCGCCGTCTGGGAGGGCGATCAGCCCGACGCCGACGCGCTGCGGGCGATGCTGCGTGGCGCGGTCTCCAACGAGCAGGCGGGCGCACAGCTGCGGGAGTTCATCGAATCGCGACTGTCCGAAGGCGTCCGGCACTTCGGGTCGGACCCTCATGATGCCGAGCTCCGCGCTGCTCTCGCGTCCTCCATGCTGATCGGCATCACCGTCGGCCGGCAGATCGTGCGAGTCTCCGTGCTCGCCGAGGAAGACCGCGAGGCGATCGTCCGGCGCGTCGGTCCGGCTCTCCAGGCGCTGCTCGTACCTCCGCGGTCGCCGACGTGCTGTCCGAACGGCTGA